In the Oryza glaberrima chromosome 6, OglaRS2, whole genome shotgun sequence genome, one interval contains:
- the LOC127776949 gene encoding uncharacterized protein LOC127776949: protein MALIVKRFKHFLHKSGYGKGRKDDDKGKRQSKRACFNCGEYGHFIADCPKTNKAKAKGGKKKLERAHVAEAHMAEVWYSEDEEASEVKPKPKPKDKIEGEGGVATVAFKTSSSSKERLFKNLSDDDDDSYHYSCFMAQGRKVMTQRPSHTSLDDDSSDEESDNELDDVLKSFSKPATQHLAKLMRALGSKEQSLERCYNIDLNSYATNIDAMQVLKKENERLGTLVKYGCMKTYHSKDVLYKTITAHPNKDGHGFGFSGGSPVSKRVMVNGKECLMFVREGSSSRFARKFRANCRAQDMTGSSGHNARRFRPKGLYYDTYVISTNSEGKVVAYFNGNYNDEYRTCVWVPKALAYSSGGSSWVVDSGCTNYMIGERSMFTSLDEENGTRENIVFGDDGKGKLGYNCLFTDEDVTIFRRDDSSVAFKGKLKDDFYLVDFDVDRVNPEDCLIAKSSMGWLWHRRLAHVGMRNLATLLEGEYILGLTNVTFEKDRVCSACQAGKQVGNPHPIKNIMTSTRPLELLHMDLFELVAYISIGGNKFGFVIVDDFSRFTWVYFLHDKSEAQDVFKRFAKQAQNLYDLTIKKVRSDNGGEFKNTQVEEFLDEEGIKHEFSAPYDPPQNGIVERKN, encoded by the exons atggcTCTTATTGTTAAGAGATTCAAGCATTTTCTTCACAAGAGTGGCTATGGCAAAGGTAGGaaggatgatgacaagggaaagaggcAATCAAAGAGAGCTTGCTTCAATTGTGGGGAATATGGCCACTTCATTGCCGATTGCCCCAAGACAAATAAAGCTAAGGCTAAGGGAGGCAAGAAGAAGCTGGAGCGTGCTCATGTAGCGGAGGCACACATGGCAGAAGTGTGGTATTCCGAAGATGAAGAAGCCTCCGAGGTTAAACCCAAGCCCAAGCCAAAAGACAAGattgaaggagaaggtggtgttgcTACCGTTGCCTTCAAGACATCCTCTTCAAGCAAGGAGCGTCTCTTCAAGAACTTaagtgatgacgacgacgactcctaccACTACTCTTGCTTCATGGCCCAAGGCCGCAAGGTGATGACTCAAAGACCCTCTCACACTTCTCTTGATGATGATTCTAGTGATGAAgaaagtgataatgaattagatgATGTGCTTAAGAGCTTTAGCAAACCCGCAACACAACACTTGGCTAAATTAATGAGAGCTTTGGGTAGTAAAGAACAATCACTCGAAAG GTGTTACAATATTGATTTGAACTCTTATGCTACTAATATTGATGCTATGCAAGTTCTTAAGAAAGAGAATGAAAGGTTGGGCACATTGGTGAAATATGGATGCATGAAGACATACCATTCAAAAGATGTCCTTTACAAGACCATCACCGCTCATCCTAACAAGGATGGACACGGGTTCGGGTTTTCGGGTGGAAGTCCTGTGTCTaagcgtgtgatggtaaatgggaAAGAATGCTTGATGTTTGTGAGAGAAG GAAGTTCCAGCCGttttgccaggaagttccgggccaaTTGCCGTGCACAAGAcatgaccggaagttccgggcataATGCCAGAAGGTTCCGGCCAAAGGGTCTTTACTATGatacatatgtaatttccaCAAATTCAGAGGGCAAAGTGGTTGCCTATTTTAATGGGAATTACAATGATGAGTACCGCACTTGTGTGTGGGTGCCAAAGGCTTTG GCATACTCCTCCGGTGGTTCAAGTTGGGTTGTGGACAGTGGTTGCACCAATTATATGATTGGAGAGAGGAGTATGTTTACAAGCCTTGATGAGGAGAACGGAACTCGGGAGAATATTGTgtttggagatgatggtaaaggaaag TTGGGTTACAATTGCTTGTTTACCGATGAGGATGTGACCATCTTTAGAAGGGATGACTCCTCCGTTGCATTCAAAGGCAAGTTGAAGGATGATTTCTATCTTGTCGATTTCGATGTGGATAGAGTGAATCCGGAAGATTGTTTGATTGCTAAATCCTCCATGGGTTGGCTATGGCATCGTAGACTAGCCCATGTTGGAATGCGGAATTTGGCAACTCTTCTAGAGGGGGAATACATCCTCGGGCTCACTAATGTCACATTTGAGAAAGATCGTGTGTGTAGTGCTTGCCAAGCCGGGAAACAAGTTGGGAATCCACATCCTATCAAGAACATCATGACTTCAACACGCCCTCTTGAGCTTCTACATATGGATTTATTCGAGCTCGTGGCCTACATAAGTATTGGAGGTAACAAGTTTGGTTTtgtcattgttgatgatttttcccGCTTCACTTGGGTGTATTTTCTCCATGACAAGAGTGAGGCTCAAGATGTCTTCAAGCGCTTCGCCAAGCAAGCCCAAAACCTCTATGATCTCACTATCAAGAAGGTGCGAAGTGACAATGGAGGAGAATTCAAGAACACTCAAGTGGAGGAATTCCTTGATGAAGAGGGaatcaagcacgagttctcCGCCCCCTATGATCCTCCTCAAAATGGCATTGTTGAGAGGAAGAACTGA
- the LOC127776718 gene encoding uncharacterized protein LOC127776718 — protein MRPRGRGDDVDDEEEEEAVDYSPHRSELEPEPEPESETDADADAALQPPPPPPARAPLSSLVVKPSPREGDGASSSSPDAAAAAARSSPTPAAGAPGRHRGSSLPRRRRDLSPPERERRRSPPPPLLARRRPPGSPPPQRRRLSPPPTRRLTPPDFQPRHPRPYHELQGYGMHAGLSPQRQHRPENRSFDDTFGPRYAHGYQGGGRGVARFRDGSPPYGRGGRSYGRGSGAPGKEFINIDGEYVHRNDPNLSPREGDWICQNPNCGNLNFARRTHCNNCNKYRYSREVCEPGHSPHRDYINPPRGPARNLGPSDRAPPREMARYGLPPRGRGSDPKGYPARSPPDHAGRYADPVQRERMGFRGDRQLRDRVKHDWSSAEDYNPRERPHDDMYLERSRRRSVSPRDNWGHNMRDRSRSPAGGRLKGSFTGGGRPDLYADPYAGRGRPNNLDDVRGRGRGRGRGRGYIPGGATYLGKGRGDRRAAPSSRNDGSY, from the exons ATGCGGCCCCGCGGCAGAGgagacgacgtcgacgacgaggaggaggaggaggcggtggactACTCTCCACACCGGAGCGAgctggagccggagccggagccggagtccgagaccgacgccgacgccgacgccgcgctgcagccgccgccgcctccccccgcTCGGGCCCCCCTCAGCAGCCTCGTCGTCAAGCCCTCGCCGCGCGAGGGGgatggcgcctcctcctcctccccggatgccgccgcggcagcggcgcgctcGTCCCCGACCCCCGCCGCCGGTGCGCCGGGCCGCCATCGCGGGTCCTCGCTCCCCCGCCGACGGCGCGACCTCTCGccgccggagagggagaggcgccgctcgcccccgccgccgctgctggctAGGAGGCGTCCTCCTGGGAGTCCGCCGCCACAGCGTCGCCGCTTGAGCCCGCCACCCACGCGCCGCCTGACGCCGCCTGATTTCCAGCCTCGGCACCCGCGCCCCTACCACGAGCTGCAAG GATATGGCATGCATGCAGGCCTTTCACCTCAGCGCCAACACAGACCAGAAAACAGAAGTTTTGATGATACTTTTGGTCCACGTTATGCTCATGGATATCAAGGTGGTGGTAGAGGAGTCGCGAGGTTCCGAGATGGTTCTCCACCATATGGAAGAGGAGGCAGATCATATGGGAGGGGCTCTGGTGCTCCTGGAAAGGAGTTCATTAATATTGATGGAGAATATGTTCACAGGAATGATCCAAATCTTTCGCCAAGAGAAGGCGATTGGATATGCCAGAATCCCAa CTGTGGAAATCTTAATTTTGCTCGGCGAACTCACTGTAACAACTGCAACAAGTATCGCTATTCACGAGAAGTATGTGAGCCTGGCCACAGTCCTCACAGAGATTACATCAATCCTCCACGTGGACCTGCAAGGAATCTTGGTCCAAGTGATCGGGCCCCTCCAAGAGAGATGGCCAGGTACGGGTTACCACCCCGTGGTCGGGGAAGTGACCCTAAGGGTTATCCAGCTCGATCACCTCCAGATCATGCAGGACGGTATGCAGATCCAGTGCAAAGGGAAAGAATGGGCTTCCGTGGTGATCGTCAGTTGAGGGACCGTGTAAAGCATGACTGGTCTTCAGCTGAAGACTACAACCCAAGGGAGCGCCCACATGATGATATGTATCTTGAGAGGAGTCGGCGGCGATCAGTGTCTCCTCGGGATAACTGGGGGCACAATATGCGGGACCGGAGCAGATCCCCTGCAGGAGGCAGGCTGAAGGGTTCTTTCACAGGTGGAGGTCGACCAGACTTGTATGCTGATCCCTATGCAGGGAGGGGGCGACCCAACAATTTAGATGATGTCCGTGgtcgtggccgtggccgtggccgtggccgtggttACATACCTGGAGGTGCTACATACCTAGGCAAGGGTCGAGGTGACAGGCGTGCTGCTCCCAGTAGTAGGAATGATGGAAGCTATTAG